Proteins from one Mytilus galloprovincialis chromosome 11, xbMytGall1.hap1.1, whole genome shotgun sequence genomic window:
- the LOC143052067 gene encoding uncharacterized protein LOC143052067 yields MDPSHVEQQEEIQPQDGDVPELLENPSNTSQSDETPEARRVRDLTEKGQGAFTEKRDKFCQELEALWADIESQLLEVTTPPNDLQQLLTVQDKLVKACNNYRRLTDEYLDFLKRTRTLESQKEIDACKLSLDLRLSKVELVMEKLHEHRLALTKAKSTKSKTSRGKKTSHSGSSNVSDMSSLARRKRAKAEAAKSKIAFVEKHALILQQEAMLEEQALFRQNEMEQEAAHKKAEMEQEASRKQAEMEQEVAQRKHEAAQRTVQLEQEAAHRKMQLEQEAAHRKTQLEQEAMRRKAQMQQEAARVSREKAELKAKYNLLEAQREAAAAEAEARILEYDDSQAYSDLPDEKEDPLQRVQDFVNKLPVSTVVKEVTGPQKKKQIPVKIELSHEAPAFVPSSTQR; encoded by the exons atggatcccagtcatgtgGAACAACAAGAAGAGATTCAGCCCCAAGATGGAGATGTCCCTGAACTATTAGAAAATCCGTCTAatacatcacagtcagatgaaactcccgaggctaggcgagtacgtgacctcacggaaaaaggacaaggagctttcactgaaaaacgtgacaagttctgtcaggaactagaggctctctgggcagacattgaatcccagttattggaagtaacaacgcctcctaacgatctccagcaactcctaacagtccaggacaaacttgttaaagcctgtaataattatcgtaggctcacagatgaatacctagactttctgaaaaggacccgaacattggagagtcaaaaagaaattgatgcatGTAAACTCTCTTTGGATTTACGACTGTCTAAAGTGGAGCTAGTTATGGAAAaactacacgagcatcgcctcgcTCTAACAAAGGCCAAATCCACTAAATCAAAGACCTCAAGGGGTAAGAAAACCTCGCACAGcggtagctctaacgtgtcagacatgtcaagcctggcacggagaaagcgagccaaggcagaggctgcaaagtctaagatagcatttgtcgaaaaacatgcccttatcctacaacaggaagcaatgttagaagaacaagccctgttcagacaaaatgaaatggaacaggaagcagcacacaaaaaggctgaaatggaacaggaagccagTCGTAAACAGGCAGAAATGGAGCAAGAAGTCGCTCAACGTAAACATGAGGCCGCACAGAGAACAGTTCAGCTAGAACAGGAGGCCGCTCACAGAAAAATGCAATTAGAACAAGAGGCCGCTCACAGAAAAACGCAATTAGAACAAGAAGCTATGCGCAGAAAGGCTCAAATGCAGCAAGAAGCCGCACGAGTAAGCCGGGAAAAGGCCGAGCTTAAAGCCAAATATAACCTTCTTGAAGCacagagagaagctgcagccgcagaagccgaggctcgtatcctggaatacgatgatagccaagcgtatagcgatctccctgacgaaaaggaagacccgctccagcgtgtgcaagatttcgtcaataaacttcctgtatcaactgttgtaaaggaagtaacaggacctcaaaagaaaaaacaaattcctgttaagatcgagctgagtcacgaagcaccagcgttcgtgccgtCA tcaacacaaagataa